A single genomic interval of Brevundimonas diminuta harbors:
- a CDS encoding PaaI family thioesterase has protein sequence MTDILNRMPYARFLGLQTLVSGDEVTVIMPFDDKLIGNPMLPALHGGSTAALLEMTAMAQVSLSFPGPRLPRPINVTVAYLRTGRPIDVFARARISRAGRRVAHVHAEAWQEERQQPIASLTAHFLLDNQD, from the coding sequence ATGACCGACATACTGAACCGCATGCCCTACGCCCGCTTTCTCGGCCTTCAGACCCTGGTTAGCGGCGACGAAGTCACCGTCATCATGCCGTTCGACGACAAGCTGATCGGCAATCCGATGCTGCCCGCCTTGCATGGCGGATCGACGGCTGCCCTTCTGGAGATGACGGCCATGGCTCAGGTGTCGCTGAGCTTTCCGGGTCCGCGATTGCCCCGCCCTATCAATGTGACGGTCGCCTATCTGCGCACCGGCAGGCCGATTGACGTCTTCGCTCGCGCCCGCATCAGCCGGGCCGGTCGTCGCGTTGCCCACGTGCATGCGGAGGCCTGGCAGGAAGAACGTCAACAGCCGATCGCGTCCCTTACCGCACACTTCCTTCTGGACAACCAGGACTGA
- a CDS encoding PaaI family thioesterase, which produces MTPKIGATGSVRTMHESFLTTILPQLAAGAAHTGALGFTFDGLHDGQPRIRVPWREDLVGDPDSGVFAGGLVTTLLDHIGGLAVWTAMDAFQPIATLDLRVDYMRAARPRQDLLAQGLCFRLTPSIAFVRAWAFEDDPADPVAAAQAAYILNQTRERSAQATGAAA; this is translated from the coding sequence ATGACCCCGAAAATCGGCGCAACAGGTTCAGTCCGCACGATGCACGAGAGTTTCCTGACCACCATCCTGCCGCAACTGGCCGCCGGCGCCGCCCACACCGGCGCCTTGGGCTTCACCTTCGACGGCCTGCACGATGGCCAGCCCCGCATTCGGGTGCCGTGGCGCGAAGATTTGGTCGGCGATCCTGACAGCGGCGTCTTCGCGGGCGGGCTGGTGACGACCTTGCTTGATCATATCGGCGGATTGGCCGTGTGGACCGCGATGGACGCTTTCCAGCCCATCGCCACCCTGGATTTGCGCGTCGACTACATGCGCGCGGCAAGGCCGCGTCAGGACCTGCTGGCGCAGGGCCTATGTTTCCGACTGACGCCCAGCATCGCCTTCGTGCGCGCCTGGGCCTTCGAAGACGATCCCGCCGATCCGGTCGCTGCGGCCCAGGCCGCCTATATCCTCAACCAGACCCGCGAACGGTCGGCCCAAGCAACAGGAGCGGCGGCATGA
- a CDS encoding ligase-associated DNA damage response exonuclease: MIRPEDLLHPTPAGLYCPPGDFYIDPVRPVDRAVITHGHADHARAGHGAVLATRQTLAIMAERYGADFTAQPQSVEYGEATTINGVDLRLAPAGHVLGSAQVEVRWKGLIMVVSGDYKRRRDPTCAPFEPVPCHVFISEATFGLPVFSHPPEEEEVGRLVRSLGQFPERAHLVGAYALGKAQRIIRLLREAGWDRTIYVHGALERLNALYEKEGVDLGPLAPTRDLPKNALGGEVAIAPPSAIQDRWARRFADPVTAFASGWMGVKARARQRGVELPLVVSDHADWNELTATFTEIKPEEIWITHGREEGLLRWAEINGQKARALRLVGYDEEDEEALDVRPD; encoded by the coding sequence ATGATCCGCCCAGAAGACCTGCTGCATCCCACGCCTGCCGGCCTCTACTGTCCGCCGGGAGATTTCTACATCGACCCGGTTCGGCCGGTGGATCGCGCCGTCATCACGCACGGCCATGCGGACCACGCTCGCGCCGGTCACGGGGCGGTGCTCGCGACGCGCCAGACGCTGGCGATCATGGCAGAGCGTTATGGCGCGGACTTCACCGCGCAGCCCCAATCGGTGGAATACGGCGAGGCGACGACGATCAACGGTGTCGATCTTAGATTGGCGCCTGCCGGCCATGTGCTGGGTTCGGCCCAGGTCGAGGTGCGCTGGAAGGGGCTGATCATGGTCGTGTCCGGCGACTACAAGCGCCGCCGCGATCCGACCTGTGCGCCGTTCGAGCCTGTGCCATGTCACGTCTTCATTTCGGAGGCGACGTTCGGCCTGCCGGTCTTCAGCCATCCGCCGGAGGAGGAGGAGGTCGGGCGGCTGGTGCGTTCGCTGGGACAGTTCCCCGAGCGCGCGCATCTGGTCGGCGCCTATGCGCTGGGCAAGGCGCAGCGGATCATCCGTCTGCTGCGCGAGGCCGGATGGGACCGCACCATCTATGTTCACGGCGCGCTGGAGCGGCTGAACGCCCTGTACGAAAAAGAAGGGGTCGATCTGGGCCCGCTGGCGCCGACCCGCGATCTGCCCAAGAATGCGCTGGGCGGCGAGGTCGCTATCGCACCGCCGTCCGCCATCCAGGATCGGTGGGCGCGTCGGTTCGCCGATCCGGTTACGGCCTTCGCTTCAGGCTGGATGGGCGTGAAGGCGCGGGCGCGGCAGCGCGGCGTGGAACTGCCGTTGGTCGTGTCGGATCATGCCGACTGGAACGAACTGACCGCGACGTTCACCGAGATCAAGCCGGAGGAAATCTGGATCACCCACGGCCGCGAAGAGGGTCTGCTGCGCTGGGCCGAGATCAACGGCCAGAAGGCGAGAGCGCTGCGTTTGGTCGGCTATGACGAAGAGGATGAAGAGGCGCTGGACGTTCGTCCGGACTGA
- a CDS encoding response regulator: MPTIETLSERPKPVAPTILGCEVLARFEREPDTLVIPVVDGDRPVGLVERTAFLQKIAARFGHALYDLRPITFAMDAEPAVVEAGVRIDAFCDIMLKGGPAALLRGFIVTKNGAYWGVGTAATLLQAVNTRQREQNAELAEQAAILSDTRAQAIAAARAKSQFLAIMSHELRTPMNGVLAVAELLRRQPLNTAARAHVQTIVDSSETLLRILQDAVDLSKAEAGELELKTEPTALRAVMDDIQSMWEPRASQDGVPLLVGYEGDTELAAVIDGVRLKQVFNNLIGNALKFARNGVVEAGLKAWVEGDRIRMEARIRDDGPGVEPDRVDSIFEPFVHGSGPDGAGLGLSICRQVIDRMDGRIWAENNKGRGATFAFDLTAPRAVVEVEAQSNVSDLSGLDLKSAPHILIVDDNATNRVVAQALCEMFGCSSELAEDGLEALQAVQESRYDLVLMDIKMPRMDGVQATQAIRALPGAVGRVPIVALTANADPEDAKHYLSIGMAAVVEKPIKPERLRMAMNAAISAADEQDQSDRAVA; encoded by the coding sequence ATGCCGACCATCGAGACCCTTTCCGAGCGTCCAAAGCCGGTTGCGCCGACGATTCTCGGCTGCGAGGTTCTGGCGCGTTTCGAACGCGAGCCGGATACGCTGGTCATTCCCGTGGTCGATGGCGACCGCCCCGTCGGCTTGGTCGAACGCACCGCTTTCCTTCAGAAAATCGCCGCCCGCTTCGGCCACGCCCTCTACGACCTTCGCCCCATCACCTTCGCCATGGATGCCGAGCCGGCCGTGGTGGAGGCCGGCGTCCGCATCGACGCCTTTTGCGACATCATGCTGAAGGGCGGTCCGGCCGCCCTGCTGCGCGGCTTCATCGTCACCAAGAACGGCGCCTATTGGGGCGTGGGCACGGCTGCCACCCTGTTGCAGGCCGTCAACACGCGGCAGCGCGAGCAGAACGCCGAACTGGCCGAGCAGGCCGCGATCCTCAGCGACACCCGCGCCCAAGCCATCGCCGCCGCTCGCGCCAAGAGCCAGTTCCTGGCCATCATGAGCCACGAACTGCGCACGCCGATGAACGGCGTTCTGGCCGTCGCCGAACTGCTTCGCCGCCAGCCCTTGAATACGGCGGCTCGGGCGCACGTCCAGACCATCGTCGACTCGTCCGAGACCCTGCTGCGCATCCTTCAGGACGCGGTGGACTTGTCCAAGGCCGAGGCCGGCGAACTGGAGCTGAAGACCGAACCGACCGCCCTTCGCGCCGTCATGGACGACATTCAGTCGATGTGGGAGCCGCGCGCCTCTCAGGACGGCGTGCCCCTGCTCGTCGGCTACGAAGGCGACACCGAACTGGCGGCCGTCATCGACGGCGTGCGCCTGAAGCAGGTGTTCAACAACCTGATCGGCAATGCGCTGAAGTTCGCCCGCAACGGCGTGGTCGAGGCCGGCCTCAAGGCCTGGGTCGAAGGCGACCGCATTCGGATGGAAGCCCGCATTCGCGATGACGGCCCCGGCGTCGAGCCAGATCGCGTCGATTCCATCTTCGAGCCCTTCGTTCACGGCTCCGGTCCCGACGGTGCCGGCCTGGGCCTGTCGATCTGTCGCCAGGTCATCGACCGGATGGACGGCCGGATCTGGGCCGAGAACAACAAGGGACGCGGCGCCACCTTCGCCTTCGACCTGACCGCGCCCCGCGCGGTCGTCGAGGTGGAAGCGCAGTCGAACGTGTCGGATCTGTCGGGTCTCGACCTGAAATCCGCCCCGCACATCCTGATCGTCGACGACAACGCCACCAACCGCGTCGTCGCCCAGGCGCTGTGCGAGATGTTCGGCTGCAGTTCCGAACTGGCCGAGGACGGCCTCGAGGCGCTGCAGGCCGTTCAGGAGAGCCGCTACGACCTGGTCCTCATGGACATCAAGATGCCCCGAATGGACGGGGTTCAGGCGACACAGGCCATTCGCGCCCTGCCCGGCGCCGTCGGCCGCGTGCCGATCGTGGCCCTGACTGCGAATGCGGACCCCGAAGACGCCAAACACTATCTGTCGATCGGCATGGCCGCCGTGGTCGAAAAGCCCATCAAGCCCGAACGCCTGCGAATGGCGATGAACGCCGCCATCTCCGCCGCGGACGAACAGGACCAGTCCGATCGCGCCGTCGCCTGA
- the queC gene encoding 7-cyano-7-deazaguanine synthase QueC yields the protein MSAILEEKPTSALVLFSGGQDSATCLAWALERFGRVETVGFDYGQRHLVEMQARQSVRDGMKTALPQWADRLGDDHVVDLTGYGRIAESALTADRKIEMDARGLPTTFVPGRNLIFLVAAAALADRRGLEVLVGGMCETDYSGYPDCRHETMEAMARALSLGLDKPVVIDTPLMWLTKAQTWDLADRIGGDRLIELIIEDSHTCYQGDRTYRHAWGYGCGSCPACELRAAGYEEWASGR from the coding sequence ATGAGCGCCATCCTGGAAGAGAAGCCCACATCGGCCTTGGTTCTGTTCTCTGGAGGGCAGGACAGCGCGACCTGCCTGGCCTGGGCGCTGGAGCGGTTCGGGCGGGTGGAGACGGTCGGATTCGACTATGGCCAGCGCCATCTGGTGGAGATGCAGGCGCGTCAGTCCGTGCGCGACGGAATGAAGACGGCTCTGCCCCAGTGGGCCGATCGCCTGGGCGACGACCATGTGGTGGACCTGACCGGATACGGCCGGATCGCCGAGAGCGCCCTGACCGCCGACCGCAAGATCGAAATGGACGCGCGCGGCCTGCCGACGACCTTCGTGCCAGGTCGCAATCTGATCTTTCTGGTCGCAGCCGCGGCGCTGGCGGATCGGCGAGGGCTGGAAGTCCTGGTCGGCGGCATGTGCGAGACGGATTATTCGGGTTATCCGGATTGCCGCCACGAGACGATGGAGGCGATGGCGCGGGCGCTGTCGCTGGGGCTGGACAAGCCGGTCGTCATCGACACGCCCCTGATGTGGCTGACCAAGGCCCAGACCTGGGACCTGGCGGACAGGATCGGCGGCGACAGGCTGATCGAGCTGATCATCGAGGATAGCCACACCTGCTATCAGGGCGACCGGACGTATCGACACGCCTGGGGTTATGGCTGCGGGTCTTGCCCGGCCTGCGAACTGCGTGCGGCCGGCTATGAAGAATGGGCGTCGGGGCGATGA
- the queE gene encoding 7-carboxy-7-deazaguanine synthase: MTYSAKEVFLTVQGEGGQAGRPAVFLRFAGCNLWSGREQDRASAVCTFCDTDFVGVDGEGGGKFASPDLLADHVAAMWRGRDGDPKLVVCTGGEPLLQLDAPLIDALHARGFEIAIESNGTLLAPDGVDWICISPKADADVVQTHGAELKLVFPQPKAMPDRFEHLDFERFWLQPMDGPDQVENTAAAIEYCLTHPQWRLSVQTHKYIGVR, encoded by the coding sequence ATGACCTATTCGGCCAAGGAAGTGTTCCTGACGGTTCAGGGCGAGGGCGGACAGGCGGGGCGACCGGCGGTCTTCCTGCGGTTCGCCGGCTGCAATCTGTGGAGCGGTCGCGAGCAGGATCGGGCCAGCGCCGTCTGCACCTTTTGCGACACCGACTTTGTGGGCGTCGACGGCGAGGGGGGCGGCAAGTTCGCCTCGCCGGATTTGCTGGCAGATCACGTCGCGGCGATGTGGCGCGGGCGTGACGGCGATCCGAAACTGGTGGTTTGCACGGGCGGTGAACCCTTGCTGCAGTTGGATGCGCCGTTGATCGACGCGCTGCATGCGCGCGGTTTCGAGATCGCCATCGAGTCGAACGGCACGTTGTTGGCCCCCGACGGCGTCGACTGGATCTGCATCAGTCCCAAGGCCGATGCGGATGTGGTGCAGACCCACGGCGCCGAGCTGAAACTGGTCTTCCCCCAGCCCAAGGCCATGCCGGATCGGTTCGAACATCTGGATTTCGAACGGTTCTGGCTTCAGCCGATGGACGGGCCGGATCAGGTCGAGAACACCGCCGCCGCCATCGAATACTGCCTGACCCACCCACAATGGCGCCTGAGCGTCCAGACCCACAAATACATCGGCGTCCGCTAA
- a CDS encoding 6-pyruvoyl trahydropterin synthase family protein: MPVFEITKQATFDAAHHFPNEPEGSIYRRVHGHSFTVEATVRSEVLDVEHGWVADLGALDRALKAAAETLDHGMLNEHEGLELPSLENLCLWFAKTLKPEWPGLCRIQVARPTINERCVLSL, translated from the coding sequence ATGCCCGTCTTCGAGATCACCAAACAGGCGACCTTCGACGCCGCCCACCACTTCCCGAACGAGCCCGAGGGCAGCATCTATCGCCGCGTCCACGGCCATTCCTTCACGGTCGAGGCGACGGTGCGGTCCGAGGTGCTGGATGTCGAACACGGCTGGGTCGCGGACCTGGGCGCGCTGGACCGGGCGCTGAAGGCGGCGGCCGAGACGCTGGATCACGGCATGCTGAACGAGCACGAGGGACTGGAGCTGCCCAGTCTGGAGAACCTGTGCCTGTGGTTCGCCAAGACACTGAAGCCTGAATGGCCGGGCCTTTGTCGGATTCAGGTGGCGCGGCCGACCATCAACGAGCGCTGCGTTCTAAGTCTCTGA
- a CDS encoding thioesterase family protein, whose protein sequence is MTPPISLDAALTFQILDDGGLSAPVPGHFSNGPSSMAPEKGFPFGGLLAALCAQSMRQGLALTAPLRTLSVQYLSAARFGEQVAFRPRLLRGGRNVLYAAVEAEQDGRMTHHATGTYGLDAAPPPLTPLHGPPPQLDRLDPKATIRGPMSPHFAQHVEYRFDGGPNILGGNEGKPVIERTWMRMADGRPLDEVGLCYLLDALYPPAWTASKTPAAMTTVDLRIDILTDPTPQIAPDGWAFFEFRMLDLGLGWTVDEAIAWGADGTPLALSRQRRKLLPQRPA, encoded by the coding sequence ATGACGCCGCCCATTTCCCTCGACGCCGCCCTTACGTTCCAGATCCTCGACGACGGCGGTCTGTCCGCGCCCGTGCCGGGTCATTTCTCGAATGGCCCATCGAGCATGGCGCCGGAGAAGGGCTTTCCGTTCGGCGGTCTTCTGGCGGCCCTGTGCGCCCAATCGATGCGACAGGGACTGGCGCTGACGGCGCCCCTTCGGACCCTGTCGGTCCAATATCTGTCAGCGGCAAGGTTCGGTGAACAGGTCGCCTTTCGCCCTCGCCTGCTGCGCGGCGGCCGCAATGTTCTGTATGCTGCGGTGGAGGCCGAGCAGGACGGGCGCATGACCCACCATGCCACCGGCACCTATGGACTGGACGCCGCGCCGCCTCCGCTGACGCCGTTGCACGGGCCGCCCCCGCAGCTGGATAGGCTGGACCCGAAGGCCACCATACGCGGGCCGATGTCGCCGCATTTCGCCCAGCACGTCGAATACCGCTTCGACGGCGGCCCCAACATCCTGGGCGGCAACGAGGGCAAGCCGGTGATCGAGCGCACCTGGATGCGGATGGCCGACGGCCGGCCCTTGGATGAGGTCGGCCTGTGCTACCTGCTGGACGCGCTGTATCCGCCCGCCTGGACCGCATCCAAAACGCCAGCCGCCATGACCACCGTCGATCTGCGTATCGACATCCTGACCGACCCGACGCCGCAGATCGCGCCCGACGGTTGGGCCTTCTTCGAGTTCAGAATGCTGGACCTCGGCTTGGGCTGGACGGTGGACGAGGCGATCGCCTGGGGCGCTGACGGAACGCCGCTGGCCCTGTCGCGCCAACGCCGCAAGCTGCTGCCGCAACGTCCCGCCTGA
- a CDS encoding winged helix-turn-helix transcriptional regulator has translation MGRTADYSRQSCSIAATLEVIGDPWTLLVIRDAFNGVSRFEQWQDNLGVARNVLAARLKSLVQHGVLEPRLYSERPPRNEYVLTAKGKDLYGVLVTLHGWGNKHVYGDADSGIDMVHKTCGHSLTPRIACGCCGEIVKPRDMVLTRAENRPTVGDVMPKEAA, from the coding sequence ATGGGACGCACCGCCGACTACAGCCGCCAGAGCTGCTCCATCGCCGCCACGCTTGAGGTGATCGGCGATCCCTGGACCCTGCTGGTCATTCGCGACGCCTTCAACGGCGTCAGCCGGTTCGAACAGTGGCAGGACAATCTGGGTGTGGCGCGCAACGTCCTGGCTGCCCGGTTGAAAAGCCTGGTTCAGCACGGCGTGCTGGAGCCGCGCTTGTATTCCGAACGCCCGCCGCGCAACGAATATGTCCTGACCGCCAAGGGCAAGGATCTGTACGGCGTTCTGGTCACACTACACGGCTGGGGCAACAAGCACGTTTATGGCGACGCCGACAGCGGCATCGACATGGTCCACAAGACCTGCGGCCATTCCCTGACCCCACGCATCGCCTGCGGCTGCTGCGGCGAGATCGTCAAACCCAGAGACATGGTTCTGACCCGTGCCGAGAACAGGCCGACAGTCGGCGACGTGATGCCCAAGGAAGCGGCTTAG
- a CDS encoding helix-turn-helix transcriptional regulator: MSRSERLLDLLNVMRRHRRPVSGQVLAEEMGVSLRTLYRDIASLQAQGATIEGEAGVGYILKPGFMLPPLMFTPEEIEALVLGSRWVADRADPRMRDAALAALGRISAVLPPDLRDEMDTSALLVVPGEPFPADRVDPALLRKAIRTERRLKLCYRDEAGSASERVVWPFALAFFDRVRLLIAWCELRSDFRSFRTDRIVEAQVMEARYPMRRQALMKTWREAHERSRSGDGC; encoded by the coding sequence GTGTCACGCTCCGAACGCCTTCTCGATCTGCTGAACGTCATGCGGAGGCATCGTCGGCCGGTGAGCGGGCAGGTGTTGGCCGAGGAGATGGGCGTCAGCCTGCGGACGCTTTACCGCGACATCGCCAGCCTGCAGGCGCAAGGGGCGACGATCGAGGGGGAGGCGGGGGTCGGCTATATTCTGAAGCCGGGCTTCATGCTGCCGCCGCTGATGTTCACGCCGGAAGAGATCGAGGCCCTGGTGCTGGGGTCGCGCTGGGTGGCGGACCGGGCCGACCCGCGCATGCGCGATGCGGCGCTGGCGGCGCTGGGACGGATCTCGGCGGTGCTGCCGCCCGACCTGCGCGACGAGATGGACACATCGGCCCTGCTGGTCGTGCCGGGAGAGCCGTTCCCGGCGGATCGGGTCGATCCTGCCTTGCTCAGGAAGGCGATCCGCACCGAGCGGCGGCTGAAGCTGTGTTACCGCGACGAGGCGGGGTCGGCGTCCGAGCGTGTGGTCTGGCCGTTCGCCCTGGCCTTCTTCGACCGGGTGAGATTGCTGATCGCCTGGTGCGAACTGCGCAGTGATTTCCGCAGTTTCCGCACCGATCGCATCGTCGAGGCGCAGGTGATGGAGGCGCGCTATCCGATGCGTCGCCAGGCGCTGATGAAGACCTGGCGCGAGGCGCATGAAAGATCGCGGTCAGGCGACGGCTGCTGA
- a CDS encoding VOC family protein, which translates to MSEIEDILLAVADPEVSARFYASLLGCRPVVAGPDRALFKLTSGRALGLLRRADDRREVCEVNFPLEGAEAVDQAHIDWWDRGARILTPPTDAAPVRSFVAGDPDGHRLRVYAVAA; encoded by the coding sequence ATGAGCGAGATCGAGGATATTCTTCTGGCCGTTGCGGACCCGGAGGTTAGCGCGCGCTTCTATGCCAGTCTGCTGGGTTGTCGGCCTGTGGTGGCGGGACCGGACCGGGCCTTGTTCAAGCTGACGTCGGGCCGGGCGCTGGGGCTGCTGCGGCGTGCCGACGATCGGCGCGAGGTATGCGAGGTCAACTTTCCGCTGGAGGGCGCCGAGGCGGTGGATCAGGCGCATATCGATTGGTGGGATCGCGGGGCGCGCATTCTGACGCCGCCGACGGACGCCGCGCCGGTCCGCAGCTTCGTGGCGGGCGACCCGGACGGCCATCGGCTGAGAGTCTACGCCGTCGCGGCGTGA
- a CDS encoding response regulator: MSPLILIADDAAEGVEVLDAALRRDGFRTVVAADGQQAADLHASLKPDLALLSVRLPVRDGWDVLGELRRRGETPVIMVGDRDEAADKLQALRIGADDYIPKPFKPAEVTASIQTILRRSGGGRAAKTLRVGPLEVQLENYLAAILTPSGKRRLDLTLTEFRILAHMARTPLRVFSRSEIMQACFPNQAVLERTIDSHVSHLRRKLDAADAAGLLTNVRGVGYRLEAEV; the protein is encoded by the coding sequence ATGAGCCCCCTGATCCTGATCGCCGATGACGCCGCCGAGGGCGTCGAAGTCCTGGACGCGGCCCTGCGCCGGGACGGCTTTCGCACCGTCGTCGCCGCCGACGGCCAGCAGGCGGCCGATCTGCACGCGTCTTTGAAACCCGATCTCGCCCTGCTCAGCGTCCGCCTGCCCGTGCGCGACGGTTGGGACGTGCTGGGCGAACTGCGTCGGCGCGGCGAGACGCCCGTCATCATGGTCGGCGACCGGGACGAGGCCGCCGACAAGCTGCAGGCGCTGCGGATCGGCGCGGACGACTACATCCCCAAGCCGTTCAAGCCGGCCGAGGTCACGGCCTCGATCCAGACTATCCTGCGACGCAGCGGGGGCGGCCGGGCCGCCAAGACCCTGCGCGTCGGTCCGCTGGAAGTTCAGTTGGAGAACTACCTGGCGGCGATCCTGACGCCGTCGGGCAAGCGCCGTCTGGACCTGACCCTGACCGAGTTCCGCATCCTGGCCCACATGGCCCGCACGCCCCTGCGCGTCTTCAGCCGCAGCGAGATCATGCAGGCCTGCTTTCCCAATCAGGCGGTTCTGGAACGCACCATCGACAGCCATGTCAGCCACCTGCGCCGCAAGCTGGACGCCGCCGACGCCGCCGGCCTGCTGACCAATGTGCGCGGCGTCGGATACCGGCTCGAAGCCGAGGTCTGA